A window of Fusarium verticillioides 7600 chromosome 10, whole genome shotgun sequence contains these coding sequences:
- a CDS encoding pyruvate decarboxylase, which produces MPQIKVGDYLFRRLHELGIRSVFGVPGDYELALLDLVTDNDLAWKGNPNELISSYAADGYACVRVAGAFATTFIPGELSAYCGMAGHYAEFVPVVHIFGYPTIDAVPNKRIMHHSLGNGKFDMYENMAKNITAATVVINYAPTAARDIDEMLTIMMHESRPVYIGLSVDIAYEMIDAEGLNVPIPTELPPNDPSIEETVIEEIRNLMERSNTAAIIVDGG; this is translated from the coding sequence ATGCCTCAGATCAAAGTTGGTGACTACCTGTTCCGCCGTCTCCACGAGCTCGGCATCCGCTCAGTCTTTGGCGTCCCAGGAGACTACGAACTCGCCCTCCTGGATCTCGTCACTGACAACGACCTCGCCTGGAAAGGCAACCCCAACGAACTCATCTCTTCTTATGCTGCAGATGGCTACGCTTGTGTCCGCGTCGCAGGAGCTTTTGCCACCACCTTTATCCCTGGTGAACTCTCAGCCTATTGCGGTATGGCTGGCCACTACGCGGAATTTGTTCCTGTTGTGCATATCTTTGGCTACCCAACTATTGATGCCGTTCCCAACAAGAGAATCATGCATCACAGTCTTGGCAACGGGAAGTTCGACATGTATGagaacatggccaagaacatcacCGCTGCGACTGTTGTGATCAACTATGCACCTACTGCGGCCCGGGACATCGATGAAATGCTTACTATTATGATGCACGAAAGTCGGCCAGTCTATATCGGGCTCAGCGTTGATATTGCGTACGAAATGATCGATGCTGAGGGTCTCAACGTCCCTATTCCTACTGAGCTGCCCCCCAACGATCCATCTATCGAGGAGACTGTTATTGAAGAAATCAGAAATTTGATGGAGAGATCGAATACCGCAGCTATTATTGTTGACGGAGGCTAG
- a CDS encoding MFS transporter, SP family, general alpha glucoside:H+ symporter — protein MAAKPSSKVNHIPADEPKRQAHNAEASAATALEHELTFRDAVRLYPKAIGFSLLFSMAIIMEGYDMALIGSFYGYESFRNKYGNQPDPDGGMVISADWQTYIQVGGMCGQIFGLYLNGWVSDTIGYKKTMILAQIIMVAFTFIVFFAKNIEMILAGQILMGIPWGVFQTLTLAYASDIAPVVLRPYLTAYVNLCWVIGQLISAGVLRGLLNLDNEWSYRVPFALQWMWPPFIILGTIFAPESPWWLVRMGRHEDAKKAILGLVTPQPDLKFDADAQVSMIHETNELEKATSAGTNYWHCFMRADLRRTEIASITYVAQAMCGSVLMGYSVQFYERAGLSSNSAFTLNIVQYSVGAIGVILSWFLMARYGRRALYIAGTTSLFIILLVVGGLGFAPQSKAGPSWAIGSLLIFYTFIYDLAVGPVCYTIVAEIPSTRLKAKTIVLARNFNNMAGLVNNTLMPRMLGVHAWNWGAKTGLFWAAFCFLIMVWAYFRLPEPKDRTYGELDVLFEHRVSARKFAKARVDQFGESTGAVEVDARAF, from the exons ATGGCTGCTAAGCCCTCATCCAAGGTCAACCATATTCCCGCCGATGAGCCGAAGAGGCAAGCCCACAATGCAGAAGCCAGCGCCGCCACGGCGCTAGAGCACGAGCTTACCTTTCGCGATGCCGTGCGTCTCTACCCCAAAGCCATTGGCTTCTCACTGCTGTTCTCCATGGCGATTATCATGGAAGGCTACGACATGGCTCTCATTGGCTCGTTTTACGGATATGAATC GTTCCGCAACAAGTATGGCAACCAACCAGATCCCGATGGCGGCATGGTTATCTCTGCGGATTGGCAGACGTACATCCAAGTCGGCGGTATGTGCGGGCAGATCTTCGGGCTGTATCTCAATGGCTGGGTGTCTGATACCATTGGATACAAGAAGACTATGATACTGGCGcagatcatcatggtcgCTTTCACATTTATCGTGTTCTTTGCGAAGAATATCGAGATGATCCTTGCGGGACAGATTCTGATGGGCATTCCATGGGGTGTCTTTCAGACCTTGACGTTGGCATATGCATCTGATATCGCTCCCGTGGTTCTCAGGCCTTATCTCACGGCATATGTGAATCTCTGCTGGGTTATCGGGCAGTTGATATCAGCCGGGGTCCTTCGCGgacttctcaatctcgataACGAGTGGTCGTATCGCGTTCCATTTGCGTTGCAATGGATGTGGCCACcgttcatcatcctcggcaCGATTTTTGCGCCAGAATCGCCTTGGTGGTTGGTTCGCATGGGCCGCCACGAAGATGCAAAGAAGGCCATTCTGGGCCTCGTCACGCCTCAGCCGGATCTCAAGTTCGATGCTGATGCACAAGTCTCAATGATCCACGAGACAAATGAGCTTGAAAAGGCTACATCTGCAGGCACTAACTATTGGCACTGCTTCATGAGAGCTGACTTGAGAAGGACTGAGATTGCGTCCATCACATACGTCGCGCAAGCCATGTGCGGCAGCGTTCTCATGGGGTATTCAGTCCAGTTCTATGAGCGCGCAGGACTCTCGTCAAACAGCGCGTTTACCCTCAACATTGTACAGTATTCTGTAGGCGCAATCGGCGTCATACTTTCATGGTTCCTTATGGCGAGATATGGACGTCGCGCGCTGTACATCGCCGGCACAACATCGCTTTTCATAATCCTTTTAGTAGTCGGTGGCCTTGGATTCGCACCTCAAAGTAAAGCCGGTCCTTCGTGGGCGatcggcagccttctcattTTTTATACCTTTATCTACGATCTAGCGGTCGGACCAGTCTGCTACACCATCGTCGCAGAGATTCCATCAACACGATTGAAGGCGAAAACGATTGTATTGGCGCGCAACTTTAATAATATGGCAGGGCTGGTAAATAATACGTTGATGCCAAGAATGCTCGGTGTACATGCATGGAACTGGGGTGCAAAAACAGGTCTTTTCTGGGCGGCGTTTTGTTTTCTCATTATGGTTTGGGCGTATTTTCGTCTTCCGGAACCAAAAGACAGGACGTATGGAGAGTTGGATGTTTTGTTTGAGCATCGAGTCAGCGCACGTAAATTTGCCAAAGCGCGGGTGGATCAATTTGGAGAAAGCACGGGAgctgtcgaggttgatgcgCGGGCATTCTAG
- a CDS encoding hypothetical protein (At least one base has a quality score < 10), with product MAVDSKIQPPSGGLEAVLPNQTTPWYKQAHLLKLNTLILGLVCFQSAIGYDGSLLNGLQSLPQWSDFMDHPSGEWSGFINAIYFIGFFVACPPSSWLANKYGRRLPAFLGFIPLAIGTGLQTGAKTEAEWIAGRFILGIPTAMFATSIPLLITEIAYPSHRSVITALTNTNYFIGGIIAAWACYGTRNYTDWAWRIPTILQIALPIVALPALILVPESPRWLVSVGREDAARETLGNMHAGGDANHPLVDFELHEITTAIESEKQAEKSSSWASLVSTPAHRRRLFITASLAIYSQWVGNGVVSYYLSTVLATVGITSVTDQTLIMGCLQIWSWLAAVAGASCVERLGRRVLLMISCAVMLVSFILITAMSGSFAQTGSRSVGVAMIPFVFLFNAGYAIAITPLQVAYPLELWPFQLRGRGISAAWMIMILALIFNVFVNPIALSAITWKYYIVYVALLVSYGFVIFFFYPETRGRTLEEISVIFGDAPEGLYSDELETKQVIEKADVKHLD from the exons ATGGCTGTGGACTCAAAGATCCAGCCTCCGTCTGGAGGTCTTGAGGCTGTACTGCCGAACCAGACTACACCGTGGTACAAGCAAGCCCACTTGCTTAAACTCAATACTTTGATCCTGGGCTTGGTTTGCTTCC AATCTGCCATCGGATATGATGGAAGTCTCCTCAACGGTCTTCAATCGCTTCCCCAATGGAGCGACTTCATGGACCATCCGTCTGGCGAATGGTCCGgcttcatcaacgccatctacTTTATCGGATTCTTTGTAGCTTGCCCGCCTAGCTCATGGCTCGCAAACAAATATGGTCGCCGTCTACCAGCTTTCCTGGGGTTCATTCCGCTGGCAATCGGCACTGGTCTTCAGACAGGTGCTAAGACTGAGGCAGAGTGGATCGCAGGTCGTTTTATCCTCGGTATCCCGACAGCCATGTTCGCGACCTCaatccctcttctcatcactgAGATCGCGTACCCCAGCCATCGAAGCGTCATTACTGCTTTGACTAACACTAATTATTTCATCGGTGGTATCATTGCAGCTTGGGCATGCTATGGCACAAGAAACTACACTGATTGGGCCTGGAGAATACCCACCATTCTCCAGATCGCCTTGCCTATTGTTGCACTTCCTGCTTTAATCCTCGTGCCCGAGAGTCCTCGATGGCTAGTATCTGTAGGAAGGGAAGACGCAGCGCGCGAGACCCTAGGAAACATGCACGCG GGCGGTGACGCGAACCATCCGCTTGTCGACTTCGAACTGCACGAGATTACAACCGCCATCGAGTCCGAGAAACAAGCCGAGAAGTCAAGCTCCTGGGCATCGCTCGTATCCACTCCCGCCCATCGTCGCCGACTCTTCATCACGGCATCACTGGCGATTTACAGTCAGTGGGTCGGTAACGGAGTCGTCAGCTACTACCTCTCCACTGTTCTTGCCACCGTCGGAATCACCAGCGTCACTGACCAGACTCTGATCATGGGATGTCTCCAGATCTGGAGTTGGTTGGCTGCAGTTGCGGGGGCTTCGTGCGTTGAGAGACTGGGACGACGAGTTCTTCTCATGATCTCTTGCGCAGTCATGCTTGTCAGCTTTATCCTAATCACTGCCATGTCAGGAAGCTTTGCGCAAACGGGATCACGATCGGTTGGAGTCGCAATGATTCCATTTGTGTTTTTGTTCAATGCCGGTTATGCCATTGCTAT AACTCCTCTTCAGGTTGCATACCCTCTCGAGCTTTGGCCCTTCCAGCTACGTGGCCGCGGAATCTCTGCAGCCTGGATGATTATGATCTTGGCCCTCATTTTCAACGTCTTCGTCAACCCCATTGCCTTGTCTGCCATTACCTGGAAGTACTACATCGTTTATGTGGCTCTTCTCGTCTCCTACGGCTTCGtgattttcttcttctatcCCGAGACACGTGGGCGTACACTGGAGGAGATTTCGGTCATCTTTGGCGATGCACCAGAAGGGCTTTACTCAGATGAGCTGGAAACGAAGCAAGtgattgagaaggctgatgTGAAGCACCTCGACTAG